One Ananas comosus cultivar F153 linkage group 1, ASM154086v1, whole genome shotgun sequence DNA window includes the following coding sequences:
- the LOC109716020 gene encoding aspartic proteinase CDR1-like, with protein MASFFTDVGFLLSTIDLSTLLLLLLLLSFLLFVSGDGSGSPPARGGGGGSKSPLVLPLVLSYANSTSHRGRGVGADHFLRRRQLQKEDASRPNAHMRLYDDLLTNGYYTTRLYIGTPPQEFALIVDSGSTVTYVPCSSCEQCGNHQDPRFQPDQSSTYEPLKCNVDCTCDDEKNQCTYERQYAEMSSSSGVLGEDIISFGKESALEPQRAIFGCENSETGDLFTQHADGIIGLGRGQLSIMDQLVDKGVISDSFSLCYGGMDIGGGAMVLGGIPPPNDMVFSHSDPVRSPYYNIVLKEIHVDGKALQLDPRIFDSKHGTVLDSGTTYAYLPEQAFEAFRDAITSKLRSLKQIPGPDPNYKDICFAGAASDISQLSKTFPAVDMVFGNGEKLSLSPENYMFRHSKVQGAYCLGVFQNGKDPTTLLGGIIVRNTLVTYDRQNEKIGFWKTNCSELWERLHLSGAPSPAPSSTSDTNSTVDMSPAVSPSGSQLPGQYEVGQIIFYMSINVTYLDLAPHIKELAVLIAHELGIDPHQVNSMNITSEGNHTLIKWAIFPAGSDKFMSNATAMDIILRLTEHRVRLPDNYGSYQLLEWNVEPPPKRSWWQQHIVGLSIGALAVAVIVLSAFLVRYIWKNKIKGPGTYRPVDAAVPEQELQPL; from the exons ATGGCCTCATTTTTCACTGATGTTGGTTTTCTATTATCCACTATAG ACCTCTCaacccttctcctcctcctcctcctcctctccttcctcctcttcgtCTCCGGCGACGGCTCCGGATCCCCcccggcgcgcggcggcggcggcggaagcaAGAGCCCTCTCGTTCTTCCGCTCGTCCTCTCGTATGCCAATTCCACCAGCCACCGCGGCCGCGGCGTCGGGGCGGACCATTTCCTCCGGCGGCGCCAGCTCCAGAAGGAGGACGCCTCCCGCCCCAACGCGCACATGAGGCTCTACGACGATCTCCTCACCAACGG GTATTACACTACGAGGCTCTATATCGGGACGCCGCCCCAGGAATTCGCGTTGATTGTCGATTCGGGGAGCACGGTGACCTACGTTCCGTGCTCCTCGTGCGAGCAATGTGGCAATCATCAG GACCCAAGGTTCCAACCAGATCAATCAAGCACATACGAACCGCTAAAATGCAATGTCGATTGTACCTGCGACGATGAGAAAAATCAATGCACTTACGAGCGGCAGTATGCTGAAATGAGCTCCAGCAGTGGAGTTCTCGGCGAGGACATTATATCGTTTGGCAAAGAGAGCGCGCTTGAACCACAGCGTGCTATCTTTGGCTGTGAAAATTCCGAAACCGGTGATTTGTTTACTCAGCACGCTGATGGCATTATAGGCTTGGGCCGTGGGCAGCTTAGTATAATGGATCAGCTTGTTGATAAGGGTGTGATTAGTGATTCATTCTCATTGTGTTATGGTGGAATGGATATTGGTGGGGGTGCAATGGTTCTTGGTGGAATCCCTCCTCCCAACGACATGGTTTTTTCCCATTCAGACCCAGTGCGAAG CCCATATTACAATATTGTGCTGAAGGAAATACATGTGGATGGGAAGGCGTTGCAGTTAGATCCAAGGATCTTTGATAGCAAGCATGGAACTGTCTTGGATAGTGGAACCACCTATGCGTATCTACCTGAACAAGCTTTTGAAGCATTCAGAGATGCT ATCACAAGCAAGTTACGTTCCCTTAAGCAAATTCCTGGTCCAGATCCAAATTACAAAGATATTTGCTTTGCTGGTGCTGCAAG TGACATCTCTCAATTATCGAAGACATTTCCAGCTGTTGATATGGTATTTGGTAACGGAGAAAAGCTGTCATTGTCACCTGAAAATTACATGTTCCGG CACTCAAAAGTTCAAGGTGCATATTGCCTGGGAGTCTTTCAAAATGGGAAAGATCCAACAACTCTTTTGGGGG GTATTATTGTCCGCAACACTCTTGTAACTTATGATCGCCAAAATGAAAAGATCGGATTTTGGAAAACTAACTGTTCTGAGTTGTGGGAGAGGTTGCATTTAAGTGGAGCCCCTTCGCCTGCACCTTCATCTACCTCCGACACGAATTCTACAGTTGATATGTCCCCAGCTGTGTCTCCTAGTGGATCACAGCTACCAG GTCAATATGAAGTTggtcaaataatattttatatgtccATAAATGTTACATACTTGGACCTGGCACCCCATATCAAGGAACTGGCTGTGCTTATAGCTCATGAGCTAGGAATTGACCCGCATCAG GTTAATTCGATGAATATCACTAGTGAAGGAAACCATACTCTTATTAAATGGGCTATTTTTCCAGCGGGATCTGATAAATTCATGTCTAATGCAACAGCAATG GACATTATATTGCGGTTAACTGAGCACCGTGTTCGCCTTCCAGATAATTATGGGAGCTATCAGTTGCTTGAGTGGAACGTTGAGCCTCCACCTAAAAG GTCATGGTGGCAACAGCATATAGTCGGTTTATCTATCGGGGCTTTAGCGGTTGCGGTGATCGTTTTATCAGCTTTCTTAGTAAGATAcatttggaaaaataaaatcaaagggCCAGGTACGTACAGGCCGGTGGATGCCGCCGTTCCAGAGCAAGAGCTCCAACCGCTATAA
- the LOC109717734 gene encoding peamaclein-like, which translates to MKLLPYTLALILLLLLTSSYLQATMALSDFCNSKCQGRCAKAGKTGRCMRYCGMCCEQCKCVPSGTYGNKDECPCYRDMVSWKTKRPKCP; encoded by the exons atgaagcTCCTGCCCTACACCTTGGCCCTCATACTGCTGCTCCTCCTCACTTCCTCCTACCTCCAAGCCACCATGGCTCTCTCAG ATTTCTGCAACTCCAAGTGCCAGGGCCGGTGCGCGAAGGCGGGGAAGACAGGGCGATGCATGCGGTACTGCGGGATGTGCTGCGAGCAGTGCAAGTGCGTGCCGTCGGGGACGTACGGCAACAAGGATGAGTGCCCCTGCTACCGCGACATGGTCTCCTGGAAAACCAAGAGGCCCAAGTGCCCTTAA
- the LOC109707598 gene encoding uncharacterized protein LOC109707598 produces the protein MEKKQGFFSELVRGLSPTRSRAKSPARGASHSGGAADAAATAKALLLLPRRRSKASASAPGAEPLIARSGSLRPLGEALAPLMEGPDPDGAADELRRGGGGGESRRRDGWGNWVRGQLSRAPSIAAAGGGGGGVGAASRRRSDLRLLLGVMGAPLAPVHVSSADPLPHLSIKGTPIETSSAQYIVQQYTAASGGLKLQRSIRNAYAMGKVRMVASEFETATKLIKNRGASSSSSSSSSSSSSSSSSSECGGFVLWTMSPDMWYVELAVGGSKVHAGSNGRLVWRHTPWLGAHAAKGPPRPLRRALQGLDPLTTAGMFAGARCIGEKRVGGEECFILKLSADAQTLKARSEGPAEIIRHVLFGYFSQRTGLLAHVEDSHLTRIQSHSGGDAVYWETTINSSLADYRPVEGVMIAHSGRSAVTLFRFGETAMSHTKTRMEEAWTIDEVAFNVPGLSHAHDKIVWRVEV, from the exons ATGGAGAAGAAGCAGGGGTTCTTCTCGGAGCTGGTGCGGGGGCTCTCCCCGACGCGCTCCCGCGCGAAGAGCCCGGCGCGGGGCGCGTCGCAcagcggcggcgcggcggacgCTGCGGCGACGGCGAAGGCGCTGCTCCTCctgccgcggcggcggagcaaggcgtcggcgtcggcgccggGGGCGGAGCCGCTCATCGCGCGGTCGGGGAGCCTGCGGCCGCTCGGCGAGGCGCTCGCGCCGCTCATGGAGGGGCCGGACCCAGACGGCGCCGCCGACGAGctccggcgcggcggcggcggcggggagagCCGGAGGAGGGATGGGTGGGGGAACTGGGTCCGGGGCCAGCTCTCCCGGGCGCCGTCCATCGCCGCagcggggggcggcggcggcggcgtcggcgccgcctcgcgccgccgctccgacctccgcctcctcctcggcGTGATGGGCGCCCCGCTCGCCCCCGTCCACGTTAGCTCCGCCGACCCCCTCCCCCACCTCAGCATCAAGGGCACCCCCATT GAGACGTCGTCGGCGCAGTACATAGTGCAGCAGTACACGGCGGCGTCGGGGGGCTTGAAGCTGCAGCGCTCGATCCGGAACGCGTACGCGATGGGGAAGGTGCGGATGGTGGCATCCGAATTCGAGACCGCCACGAAGCTCATCAAGAACCgcggcgcctcctcctcctcgtcttcttcctcgtcctcgtcctcgtcatcttcttcctcctccgaaTGCGGCGGCTTCGTGCTCTGGACGATGTCCCCCGACATGTGGTACGTGGAGCTCGCCGTCGGCGGCAGCAAGGTCCACGCCGGCTCCAACGGCCGCCTCGTCTGGCGCCACACCCCCTGGCTCGGCGCCCACGCCGCCAAGGGCCCTCCCCGCCCCCTCCGCCGCGCCCTCCAg GGGCTGGACCCGCTGACGACGGCGGGCATGTTCGCGGGGGCGCGGTGCATCGGGGAGAAGCGCGTGGGCGGGGAGGAGTGCTTCATCCTGAAGCTGTCGGCGGACGCGCAGACGCTGAAGGCGCGGAGCGAGGGCCCCGCGGAGATCATCCGGCACGTGCTGTTCGGGTACTTCAGCCAGCGCACGGGGCTGCTGGCGCACGTGGAGGACTCGCACCTGACCCGCATCCAATCCCACTCGGGCGGCGACGCCGTCTACTGGGAGACCACCATCAACTCGTCCCTGGCCGATTACCGCCCCGTGGAGGGCGTCATGATCGCCCACTCGGGCCGCTCCGCCGTGACCCTCTTCCGCTTCGGCGAGACGGCCATGTCCCACACGAAGACCCGCATGGAGGAGGCCTGGACCATCGACGAGGTCGCCTTCAACGTCCCGGGCCTCTCCCACGCCCACGACAAGATCGTCTGGCGTGTCGAAGTCTAA